TTGATTATGGAATTAGCGCACATACGTACAATGATGATATAGCGTTGCAATTTGCAAATATAGTTGATGATATAACAATTCCAGAAGATTTTTACACGCAATTTATTGCATCGGTTGCTCATTCAAAGAAAATACTTTATATAGCTGACAATGCGGGTGAGATAGTTGCTGATATGCTACTTATTCAACATCTTCCAGTGGGTAAAATAACCTGTGTTGTCCGTGGAGGCCCAATTATAAATGATGCAACAATGGAAGATGCAAAACAGATTGGGTTAGATGCAGTTGTAAGAGTAATTACCACTGGCGACTACACACCGGGCATAAACCTTAACCGAAGCAGCAAAGACTTTTTATATGAGCTATCGCAGGCTGACATGATAATCCTAAAAGGGCAGGGAAATTTTGAAACGATGATTGATGCCGATGTAGATAGCTTTGTTAAAAAAGGCATGAAGATGTTTTTTATGTTTAAAGTAAAATGCCTGCCAGTTGCTGAATTCACTCAAAAGAAGGTGGGTGATAGCGCCTTTATAATAAGGGAAATATAAAAAGGGCACAGTATGTGCCCTTTTTATTTAAAAATATACTATTATAGTAGTGAGCTATTTCTTTACTGGCGGTTTGAGAAGTGCCATAACAATCATAAGACCTACTACACCTAGTACCAGTGTAGGCCAGAAAGCTACCTGATAAGAGCCAAATACATCCTTTGCCTGTCCTGATATAATGCCACCAATGATCGCACCTAAGCCATAAGCAAAGAATACTATGCCGTAATTGCGGGCATAGTTTTTTAAGCCAAAAAATGCAGCGGTAGTTGTAGGAGCAATTGCAAGCCACCCACCTAGGATAAGCCAGAATCCGCAAAATGCTACTGTATACAGTATTACATCGCCTTCTTTTGCCATGAGCATCATTATAGAAACTGCTATGATAATCAAAAGGTTCAGAATTGCAGCACCTTTTGGAGTGATCTTATCGGTAAGCCAGCCAAAAAGTGGGCGTCCTACTGCATTGAATATTGCAAAAATGCCTACCAGGGTAGTTGCAGTTTCCCCATCAATTTTGATTATTTCACTACCAACTGGCTTGGATATACCTATTGCCATTAAACCTGCTAAACAACCGATAATATATGCCAGGAAAAGTCCCCAGAAAGTAGAGGTTTTTACCATTTCGGATGAATCAAAGTCAACTGCACTTGCTGCAGCAGCTGAAGGGACCCATCCAGCAGGTTTCCATCCAGCTTCAGGTGTTTTAATTGGCAGTGCAAGCAGTATTAAAATAATTGCAAAACCTATACCAAAGTACAGGAAGGTCATTGAGAGTCCAATTGATGGAATTAGCGCACCAGCCAATTTTCCAGTTATTAGAGCTGATCCACCAAAGCCAGCTAACATAAGACCGGTTGCTAAACCTTTCTTGTCAGGGAACCATTTACCAGCAATATTAATGGGGCATCCATATACAATACCAACACCGCCACCTGCGATAATACCATATGTTAACACTAATACATAAATATTCTTCATTTCACCAGCAAAGTATGACAGTGCCCATCCAAGACCAACAATAAGGCCACCAAGAATAGCTATTTTCTTTGGCCCATATTTTTCCATTATTCTTCCAGAGAAAAACATCATTACCGAAAATGACGCCAAAAAGATCATAAATGGCAGATTACCCTGGGAAGCTGTAACACCAAAACTTTCTTTAATTACTGGTAAGAAAATACTATACGCATACACACTTCCAAGACATAAATACATTATTAAGCTAGTAACCACGTACACCCATCGCCCGGCTTCCGGTGACAGGCCAAAAAGTTTGTTGTGATGTGTCATATAACCCGATCCTCCTGAAAATTTTTTAGTAACATATAATTTATACATTTAAGACAATAATTGTGAAAAGCAAAATTATTTATAGTCTATTAGTCAAGAATAATTTTTTAGGGTGCTAAATTGCTTCTTTTTTATTGTTATCTGCTTTTGATATGTTCTGTGCCTTAAAGTTTGAATAAAACTGCTTTGTCACAGCAAAAGGTTCATCATATTGTTGTGAAGCATTCCACCATATAAATCCTTTCACTCCTGCATCGTGGACAGCCTGTATTTGCTTGGCCATATATTCCTGAAAAGACAAACCAGACATTGCTACCCTTATTTTAAATGCCTGTATGTACATTACTATCTGTGCATTTTTAGTGCGCTCTTTTGCCCTTTTAGCAGTTATAAACACAGTGTAGTATGGGTCAGCCATAAGCTTTTTGCTCCACGTATAGTGTGAGGGATAAGCCATGGGACAGATCACATCAACAATAGGGTCTAGTCCTTCCATACGCTGTCCTATAATATCGTTTGTATTAAGTGGGACTCTTCCAAAAATATCACAGGCAATTTTTACATTATATGGCTGTAATTCGGATTTTGCGCGCGCTAAAAATCCTTCAATTGTGTTATACCGTTCCTGTAATGGTATATGCTTTAGTATACCATGATCATTGAACCTTATATAATCAAATTGAATTTCCCTGAAGCC
This DNA window, taken from Spirochaetota bacterium, encodes the following:
- a CDS encoding ARMT1-like domain-containing protein, which translates into the protein MKPTYHCIPCHINHIYRVISVLNLGADTAFELMKELTSIIAGDFSCPPDCAYEMYKSIRRRIDIDPFAEIKKESNALMMTLLPRLKSVVLSGNTLKQAMRIALAANLIDYGISAHTYNDDIALQFANIVDDITIPEDFYTQFIASVAHSKKILYIADNAGEIVADMLLIQHLPVGKITCVVRGGPIINDATMEDAKQIGLDAVVRVITTGDYTPGINLNRSSKDFLYELSQADMIILKGQGNFETMIDADVDSFVKKGMKMFFMFKVKCLPVAEFTQKKVGDSAFIIREI
- a CDS encoding OFA family MFS transporter; its protein translation is MTHHNKLFGLSPEAGRWVYVVTSLIMYLCLGSVYAYSIFLPVIKESFGVTASQGNLPFMIFLASFSVMMFFSGRIMEKYGPKKIAILGGLIVGLGWALSYFAGEMKNIYVLVLTYGIIAGGGVGIVYGCPINIAGKWFPDKKGLATGLMLAGFGGSALITGKLAGALIPSIGLSMTFLYFGIGFAIILILLALPIKTPEAGWKPAGWVPSAAAASAVDFDSSEMVKTSTFWGLFLAYIIGCLAGLMAIGISKPVGSEIIKIDGETATTLVGIFAIFNAVGRPLFGWLTDKITPKGAAILNLLIIIAVSIMMLMAKEGDVILYTVAFCGFWLILGGWLAIAPTTTAAFFGLKNYARNYGIVFFAYGLGAIIGGIISGQAKDVFGSYQVAFWPTLVLGVVGLMIVMALLKPPVKK
- a CDS encoding putative glycoside hydrolase, producing the protein MKRVAVLFVLCIAIVAILVGFEMFGKSDTQVTVEQIKQPIPAPEFYKGIYLNSQSGRNMNLLKNFIIRAKDAGFNAVVIDAHNETNNKFLIPKESVDYVVSQGFYPIARVVMFPDGLKVYPVPEELIKGRLELAKKACEVGFREIQFDYIRFNDHGILKHIPLQERYNTIEGFLARAKSELQPYNVKIACDIFGRVPLNTNDIIGQRMEGLDPIVDVICPMAYPSHYTWSKKLMADPYYTVFITAKRAKERTKNAQIVMYIQAFKIRVAMSGLSFQEYMAKQIQAVHDAGVKGFIWWNASQQYDEPFAVTKQFYSNFKAQNISKADNNKKEAI